In the genome of Calditrichota bacterium, the window TGACATTTATGCAAAATGTGGTTCCGATGGAGCTGGAAACCAGGCATTTGGAGATGAATTAGGACAACTTCGGGGCGACGTAAACTCAGTTCTTTCCTTATCTGCTGAAGATATTTATGGAAGAATGAATGAGCTTGATGACTTGCAGGCGCGTTTGGATGCATTAAAAGAAAATGACCTGTCTGTTGTTAGTGCAAATGAGCAATTGATTAACCAAATCCAAAGTTTAATTGATCAGGCACGTGAAAAAGGAAAAGGAGCAGTTCCTCCTTCTTATACAGTTACACGTGGTGATTATCTGTGGAAAATAGCTGCTAATCCTGATATTTATAATGATGCTTATGCATGGATTAGAATTTACTCTTCAAATTCAGATCAAATTAAAGATCCTGATTTGATTTTCCCTGATCAGACATTTTTGATTCCTCGCGTAGTTGGACCAAACGAGCATTTGGTGCAAAGAGGTGAAAATCTTTCTATGATTGCTGGGTATTCAAATGTGTACGGAAGTACTTTCCAGTGGAACAAGTTATACGAAGCAAACAAAACTTCTATCTCTGATCCAAACGTGGTTTATCCACATCAGGTTATTCAAATAGCCCGCTAAAAGAGATATTAAAACTATAAAAAGCTTCTGGTTAATTTGGCCAGAAGCTTTTTCTGTTTATGGAAAAACTAATCGAAAAAATATTCACGTTAGATCCGAAAATAAATGCTGTTTCCTTTTACGGTAAAAATGAAGAATTTATAATTCTAATCGAGCAAAGTTTTAGTGTTCGTATTATTCCAAGAGGCAGTGAAATAAAACTAATAGGTGAGCAAGATGAAATTGACTTGATCTCCAATATTTTTAGTGATATTTCTGAAACACTAAAGAAGAATAAAAAACTTACATCTCAGGATGTACTTAAAACAATTCAAATTTATTCAAGCCAGTTAGCCATACATAATAATAACCAGGAAGATGGATATATAAGTAAGGATTTATCCATCCAAACCCTTTCCAAAACAATTTCTCCTAAATCTGAAAAGCAGGAAAAGTTTATTGAGTCAATGATCAAAAATGATCTTGTTTTTGCAATCGGGCCTGCAGGAACCGGCAAAACCTATCTTGCTGTTGCAATGGCTGTAAACAATCTTAAAAATGGGAAAATAAAAAAAATAGTTCTTTCACGGCCGGCAGTAGAAGCAGGTGAAAGTTTGGGTTTTTTGCCAGGTGACTTTAAGGAAAAGATTGATCCATACCTTAAACCCCTTTATGATGCACTTTCTGAAATGATTCCAAAGGATGCATTAAAAAAATATTTTAGTTATGATAATATTGAAGTATTGCCATTGGCCTATATGAGAGGCCGAACTTTGAATAATGCTTTTGTAATTCTGGATGAAGCACAAAACAGCACATTTATGCAGATGAAAATGTTTCTTACACGGTTGGGCAAAAATTCAAAAGCAGTGGTTACTGGAGACATTACACAGGTTGACCTTGACTCCTCAAAAAAATCCGGTTTAATAAGCAGCATTAATATTTTAAAAGATGTCAGCGAAATTGATTTTGTCGAGATGTCTGAGAATGATGTTTTTCGACATCCGCTTGTAAAGGAAATTATTGATGCTTACGACCGTTTTTCCTCAGAAGACGAAAATCAGGATAACAAATAACTTCTGATCCTGTTCCGAATAATAATTGATACAAAGACACATCTGCCTAGTTGATAAAAGTAGGTAAAATAGCTAAATTGCCAAACTTATCAATAATATAATTTGGACTATTATGAAAAATATAAAAGAAGTTGTAATTGTTTCGGCAACCCGCACGCCTGTTGGAACATTTATGGGAACACTAAAAGACGTTCCGGCTACAAAACTAGGCAGCATTGTTATTAAAGAAGCTCTTGAAAGATCCAAAATTGATTCAGCCCTGATCGATGAAGTAATTATGGGCAATGTACTTGCAGCAAACGAAGGACAGGCCCCTGCCAGGCAGGCTGCCTTAGGCGCGGGATTAGATGAGAATGTTCAGTGCATGACAATAAATAAAGTCTGCGGATCCGGGCTTAAATCTGTGATGTTGGCTGCGCAAGCCATAATGGTTGGTGATGCTGATGTCATTATTGCAGGCGGTATGGAGAATATGTCACAAGTACCTTATTATCTTCCTAAACTGCGTAGTGGTAGTAAAATGGGACATGGTCAGGTAGTTGATGGAATGATCAAAGATGGTTTGTGGGATGTTTATAATGATTTTCATATGGGCAATGCCGCTGAGTTGTGTGCAAAAAACTGTGATGTTAGCCGTGAAGCACAGGACGAATTTGCCATTTTAAGCTATAAACGTGCGCAGGAAGCCCAAAGTAAATCATTGTTTAAAAATGAAATTGTAGATGTAGAAATACCGCAGCGTAAAGGAAATCCCTTAGTTTTTAGTGAAGATGAAGGGCCATCAAAAGCAAATTTTGATAAAATGAAAACACTTCGCCCTGCTTTTGCAAAAGATGGCACGGTAACTGCAGCAAATGCATCATCGATTAATGATGGTGCTGCAGCTTTATTATTGATGTCTGCGGAGAAAGCTAACGAGCTTGGGTTGAAACCAATGGCAAAAATTGTAGCCCAGTCATCGGCTGCAAGACTGCCTGAAGAGTTTACAACGGCTCCGGCAGACTCGATTAAAAAGACGCTTAAGAAAGCAGACTTAACAATTAATGATATAGATTTGTTTGAAATAAATGAAGCTTTTGCTGTGGTAACCTTGATCAATAACCGCTTACTCGAAATACCTGTTGAAAAAGTAAATGTCAATGGAGGTGCAATTGCTATTGGTCATCCAATAGGTGCGAGCGGTGCCCGAATTTTGGTAACATTGCTCAATGCAATGCAACAAAGAAGTGCTAAACGCGGATTAGCTTCCATCTGCATTGGTGGAGGTGAGGCATCAACAGTGATAGTAGAAAGGATGTAAAATGTCTTTAGGGAAAATAAGCGTTATTGGCTGTGGAACGATGGGAAATGGGATCGCTCATGTATTTGCTCAAACGGGCTATTCTGTTAATCTAATCGATATAAAAGATGACTTTTTAAATGCGGCATTCAGCAAGATTGAAGCAAATTTAAACAGGCAGTTAAAAAAAGAAAAAATCAGTGAACAAGATCTAAAAGATACTCTTTCACGAATTGAATTATCTACTGACTATGAAGTTGCCAAGGACTCACTTTTAGTTGTAGAAGCAGCTTCCGAGAACCAACAAATCAAAGAAGAGATTTTTAAAAAGCTTGATTCTATTTGTGACGCTGATACGATTTTGGCAACCAACACATCATCTATTTCAATTACAGAGATCGCAGCAGTTACAAATCGGCCGGATAAAGTTATTGGGATGCATTTTATGAATCCGGTGCCAATAATGAAATTGATAGAAATAATTCGTGGATTGGCAACATCAGATGCATGTTATTCAAAAATTAAATCAATTTCTGAAAAACTAGGCAAAACACCGGTTGAAGTAAATGATTACCCAGGATTTATTTCCAATCGAATTTTAATGCCAATGATAAACGAAGCCATTTATTGTCTGATGGAAGGCGTTGCAGATGAAGAAGCCATTGATACAGTTATGAAACTTGGGATGAACCACCCAATGGGCCCGTTAACTTTAGCGGATTTTATTGGCCTTGATGTGTGTTTAAGTATAATGAATGTTTTATATGATGGATTGGGTGATC includes:
- a CDS encoding LysM peptidoglycan-binding domain-containing protein, whose translation is MKFAKITLLFVIFSMVSAFAQNSYNYEEMTEEVYVAELQKWQDRLTNADQGIADEDARIARLQQELDGLNAEIDQCWTDIYAKCGSDGAGNQAFGDELGQLRGDVNSVLSLSAEDIYGRMNELDDLQARLDALKENDLSVVSANEQLINQIQSLIDQAREKGKGAVPPSYTVTRGDYLWKIAANPDIYNDAYAWIRIYSSNSDQIKDPDLIFPDQTFLIPRVVGPNEHLVQRGENLSMIAGYSNVYGSTFQWNKLYEANKTSISDPNVVYPHQVIQIAR
- a CDS encoding PhoH family protein is translated as MEKLIEKIFTLDPKINAVSFYGKNEEFIILIEQSFSVRIIPRGSEIKLIGEQDEIDLISNIFSDISETLKKNKKLTSQDVLKTIQIYSSQLAIHNNNQEDGYISKDLSIQTLSKTISPKSEKQEKFIESMIKNDLVFAIGPAGTGKTYLAVAMAVNNLKNGKIKKIVLSRPAVEAGESLGFLPGDFKEKIDPYLKPLYDALSEMIPKDALKKYFSYDNIEVLPLAYMRGRTLNNAFVILDEAQNSTFMQMKMFLTRLGKNSKAVVTGDITQVDLDSSKKSGLISSINILKDVSEIDFVEMSENDVFRHPLVKEIIDAYDRFSSEDENQDNK
- a CDS encoding acetyl-CoA C-acetyltransferase produces the protein MKEVVIVSATRTPVGTFMGTLKDVPATKLGSIVIKEALERSKIDSALIDEVIMGNVLAANEGQAPARQAALGAGLDENVQCMTINKVCGSGLKSVMLAAQAIMVGDADVIIAGGMENMSQVPYYLPKLRSGSKMGHGQVVDGMIKDGLWDVYNDFHMGNAAELCAKNCDVSREAQDEFAILSYKRAQEAQSKSLFKNEIVDVEIPQRKGNPLVFSEDEGPSKANFDKMKTLRPAFAKDGTVTAANASSINDGAAALLLMSAEKANELGLKPMAKIVAQSSAARLPEEFTTAPADSIKKTLKKADLTINDIDLFEINEAFAVVTLINNRLLEIPVEKVNVNGGAIAIGHPIGASGARILVTLLNAMQQRSAKRGLASICIGGGEASTVIVERM
- a CDS encoding 3-hydroxybutyryl-CoA dehydrogenase, which translates into the protein MSLGKISVIGCGTMGNGIAHVFAQTGYSVNLIDIKDDFLNAAFSKIEANLNRQLKKEKISEQDLKDTLSRIELSTDYEVAKDSLLVVEAASENQQIKEEIFKKLDSICDADTILATNTSSISITEIAAVTNRPDKVIGMHFMNPVPIMKLIEIIRGLATSDACYSKIKSISEKLGKTPVEVNDYPGFISNRILMPMINEAIYCLMEGVADEEAIDTVMKLGMNHPMGPLTLADFIGLDVCLSIMNVLYDGLGDPKYRACPLLKKMVAAGYLGRKSKRGFYKYE